Below is a window of Humulus lupulus chromosome 9, drHumLupu1.1, whole genome shotgun sequence DNA.
TATGTGACAAATTTTAGGGAGAGCTTAAGTTTATGATGCCCCCAGACTGTAAATTTGGCTTGGATCTTATAATTGATTTGATTAGAATTTGTTTTCATGGCTTGTGTTTAACTGTAATGATGTATTTGGTAGTGACCTTTGATTCTTTTGGTTAAAATGTGTTCCAGGGAGTTGTTCACTGGCAACCACCTAAAGAGGCACTACACAAGGTTAAAGAGCTGCTGTGGGAGCCTGCAATTAGCAGGTACGGTGCTGATGAAGGAGTTCCTGAACTCAGGGCAGCACTGATTGAAAAGGTATATCTTTTATTAAGCTGCAGTGTTTCCAACAATTATGATCTACCTTTAAATAGTGTTATTACATTGAAGTACTGAGATTTCTCACATAACTGTTTTATATGAGAGTACTATTTTGATAATTATTCTATTTGTTTGGGGACTATGACAGTCTTATTGAATTACTTTCAAGATCTGTTACTTTAGTTTTTGTGGGTTGCTGTGAGAAGCAACCCAGATTAGGTGCAGTCTACAATCAATATTTATGTAACAAGGCccaaattaaacaaaaaaaaaaggataattTCAGTTCAGCAATCATTATTCGCATCAGAGTATGATTTTTCTACTGCTGATGGGTTGGGGGTTTTGGGGTGATATTcaggaaaaaataataaaaaaaaaggttcTTAGGATGTTCTTGATACCAGCTGTTTTGGGGTTTCAGGGTACTAGATTTGAGGGTTAACTAATTATGGGAAGAGTTAGGAACCattatttgagttttggtttcTTGGAAGGAGTAACTAAAGGAAGGCTTTGAATTTTATACAAGTTAAGGGGAAAGAAAATTCAGTAATCAGTGATTACCACATTAGTAAAAGGTCTTCCCTCAAAGTTCTGGATGTTTGTTTTGTTAAGACAGATTTTTTGGTCATGGTGTGAGAGAGAATCAGTCATCTGAGAGGGTAACAACAAATTTGAGACATCCTTTTGTATCAAATGGCAGATACGAGCCAAACTTTCTTTCTCTTACAGCTTAATTATTGTGTATACCGAGTAACCTTGGCATCTGCGAATAagttttcttatttaataaatttagCAGCAGAGCAAATGGGAAGTTTTTACTTCTCAATAATTATCTGTTAGCTAATTAATTTTTTTCCCTTCTTGTCTTGCAGTTGCGTAAAGAAAATAAGTTATACAAATCTTCAGTGATGGTTACTGCTGGTGCAAATCAGGTGACTTGGAATGCATTTCTGGATTTGTACATAGAACATCACATCTCTTTTTTCACGTTTCATTTTACTAGAATGGTTTCAGTGAGGGATATCAGGCTTTAATTTTAGCATCTTACACTGTATTTCAGAAGCCATACGTGAATGTGTTGGTCTTCTGCTGTTGATCATGTCTGCTTTAAAAAAATGATCAATGAATGAATTGCGTGGTTGATCTGAGATAAAATGTGAACCTATTTTGATAGTAATTCAACATGACAACCACTTGTAGAAATGCGGTGTAACTTGTGACATTTTCTTTGCAGGCATTTGTGAACCTGGTTCTTACATTGTGTGATGCTGGGGATTGTGTAGTTATGTTTGCACCATACTACTTCAATGCTTACATGTCGTTTCAGATGACCGGTGTCACCAATATACTGGTCGGTCCTGGTGACCCAAAGACACTTTATCCAGATGCTGGTGAGAAACTTGGATTTTTCTAGTTTTTTTGGTTTGTATTCTATCATTGTTTAGAATATGAATCTTTACTCTGTTGATTTTCAGATTGGTTAGAGAAAACATTGTTGGAAACTAAACCAGTGCCAAAGCTTGTTACAGTTGTGAATCCTGGGAATCCCTCAGGAACATATATCCCTGATCCCCTTCTCAAGGTCTTGTTTTTCTCTCTCCCACGTAGCTATGAACTTCCATACTATTAATAAGAGAGAACTTTTATAATTCTAACCacttatttttgtttgtttgtttgtttttttctgATTATTTTCTTATTGCCTTGAACAGAGAATTGCAGACATCTGTAAAAAAGCCGGATGTTGGCTTGTTGTGGATAATACATATGAGTAAGTTCCCAACTTTTTCTTATATCCAACATATcatgtttttatttaaaaaaaaaaagctattgGGTTCTCATGTTGGTAAAATTTAGTTCGAAACATACTAATTGAGAGATGAGAACCCATTGGCAAAGTGATCAAAGTGTTGATCATTCTGATTACCTTTGAATTAAGCATATTACTGCTGGcattaaattcaatattttatgAGAGATCTATTGTGAGTTTTACAAATTGCTTTTACAGGTATTTTATGTATGATGATTTAAAACACACATGTGTAGAGGGAGATCACATAGTCAACATTTTTTCATTCTCAAAAGCTTATGGAATGATGGGATGGAGAGTTGGATATGTAAGAAACAACACTTATCTTTCATGTGTTTTTCAACTAATTGCTGTTAGTAAAAAGAATTACATCCTTCAATTTAATCTCAACATTTTTAGTTGCTAATCTAGTTTTTACTTGTATACATGCAGATAGCATACCCATCAGATGTAGAAGGCTTTTCAGCTCAACTCCTAAAAGTTCAAGACAACATTCCCATTTGTGCATCAATATTTTCACAATACCTTGCTCTCTACTCACTTGAAATGGGACCTGAATGGGTAACCGAACGAGTGAAATCCCTTGTCAAGAACAGAGAAATCTTATCCGAAGCCCTTTCTCCACTAGGACAAGATGCTGTCAAAGGAGGTGAAGGTGCAATATACTTGTGGGCAAAGCTTCCAGAAACTTATGTCAACGACTTCGAAGTGGTTCGCTGGCTTGCTCACCGCCACGGGGTGGTGACCATCCCTGGAAGTGCGTGTGGTTGCTCCGGTAGCCTAAGGATATCATTTGGAGGCTTGGTGGAAGAGGACTGCAGAGTGGCTGCTGAGAGGCTGCGAAGAGGGTTGGAAGAGTTGATCAGAGATGGAATGGTGCAATAGAAGTTCTAGCAACTGTATGTTAACTgtttatacttggaaaggatctTAACAAGTCCATTTGACCGGTTTGTTTGCAAACTGGTTCTTTTGAATAAAATGGCTGATAGTGATTATGGCCTCCTCTCAATTTAAGTATAGTTTGTCCAATAAGGCACTTCTAGTTTATGCAGCATGTATTTAACTCAATCAACAACATTAATCTTAAATGCATGCAATGCAATTTTAATACACTTCAAATTGTTTAGTTCATTGTACATACTTTTAGGGTTAATACTTTTTTTTCTTCCCCAACTATTACCAATTTTACGCAACTCTatgaaaatattatttctatacatctattttataattataatatatgtaaagtACTATTTCTTTGAATCAATGGATCTACTTGGGATTTTCATTGGGACCACTTTACTGAATTTTAATGTTGTTTTTGTTATTAATTCTGAAAACAAAAGATTGTTGTGGACTCTTTTATAAGGAAATGTATTGAATTGAGATATTTAAACAATGTGCTACTTTTATTTTGGACTGTAACTTTACCCCCTTTTTCTTAGATCCACAATCCACAAGGGTGAATTTGATTGAAAGTCAATGGTGAGTGCCTGAAACTGATGCTGGTGTGGGTGTGGGTGGTTCAAGGGATTTTGATGTTGCAGACAGTGGTGGTTTAGAGGTATGTTTTAGCTGTTCTTGTTGACTTGAGATCAATAAAAAGTTGTCAGGAAGATAAGACTGAATAGGTAACCTGTAAATGTTATAATTTTATAGTTACCGGATTGCTGTAATATATGAAACTTTTTAATACTTTTGGACAAGATTCATGGACTTTCTAAGTATATATATCATCAAGTCTCAATTTGTGACTGAAAAAAATATATAGGATTAATGTGCAGCAGTATATTCACTTGAcagagacatatatatatataaacatatctTTTCAACCACTTTGCTTGTATCTGCACAGCAAGCTAGCATTTGCATGCTTTGGGAGAAGGGAATAGAAGGTCTCACCATGCAAGAAATATGAATGgaattaataaatcaaataaaagagTTGGCCTATAACTTAGCCTCATTGAGCAATGATCACGTGGTACATTAatctataataaataaatgaattaaaaggTTGAATTAAGCTCTTTTCCATTTGGGTTGAATTaacctatatatatattatagttgAAAAGTGTTAGAAAAGTGAAGATGGAGAGCATCAAGTATGTCTCATAAATGAAGTAAAATCTGTCTTAAAAGAATCCAATGTCTTTGTCCCTAAAAAGAATACTTGAAAGAGAAAACAAAGAAAGGTATAGAATAAAAGTCACAAGTTTCTAAAGTATCACTTTTTTCGTGCATGGATATATATACTTGCACACACGAATCAAAATATCAAATGTGACAAAAAAAATCAGCCACTTCTATACAAAACAATAACATCACATATCATCATCTATGGCAGATCAAAGACAGCCATTCCGCTTTCGACTCCCTTGGTTAGCCCCTCAACGCCCTGTTGGGCAACAAACACAACGCTCGCGTCCCACATCAGAAGCTTCACGAGCCCCGTCCCAACCAACAGCATCTGTTCCTGTTTCGCGACCTGTGTTTAGACCTGCTGGGAGAGCTCCCACTCAGCCCGCTGCTTCCCAGCCTCAACCTCCTCCCAAAGCTGAAGCTCAGTCATCATCTCCATCACCATACTACGCAGTCACTGAGTCCCCAAAAGAGACATCATCTGTCTCAACTGCCAAACCTCCAACATCATCTATCCCAACTGCTGAACTTCAAACACCATCTCGTGCAGCCACTGAATCTCCAAAAGAAACATCTTCTGCCTCAGTAGCCAAACCTCAAATACCATCTCAAACAGCCACTGTGTTGCCAAAAGAAACGCCATCTGTCCCAACTTCCAAAACCCAAACATCTTCTGCCCCAATAGGCAAAACTCAAACACCATCTCAAACAACCACTGAGTTGCCAAAAGAAACACCATCTGTCCCAACTGCCAAAACCCAAACATCTTCTGCCCCAATAGGCAAAACTCAAACATCTTCACCTGCAGCCATTGGTTCCCCAAAAGAAACACCAACTCCTTTAGTCGAATCCCGAAAAGAAACACCATCATCTCCAATTTCCAAACTCCAAAcaccatctcgtccca
It encodes the following:
- the LOC133802664 gene encoding aromatic aminotransferase ISS1-like, which gives rise to MGSHGMLATRAVETEMPVMVQIQELVRGVKNCMSLAQGVVHWQPPKEALHKVKELLWEPAISRYGADEGVPELRAALIEKLRKENKLYKSSVMVTAGANQAFVNLVLTLCDAGDCVVMFAPYYFNAYMSFQMTGVTNILVGPGDPKTLYPDADWLEKTLLETKPVPKLVTVVNPGNPSGTYIPDPLLKRIADICKKAGCWLVVDNTYEYFMYDDLKHTCVEGDHIVNIFSFSKAYGMMGWRVGYIAYPSDVEGFSAQLLKVQDNIPICASIFSQYLALYSLEMGPEWVTERVKSLVKNREILSEALSPLGQDAVKGGEGAIYLWAKLPETYVNDFEVVRWLAHRHGVVTIPGSACGCSGSLRISFGGLVEEDCRVAAERLRRGLEELIRDGMVQ